The following proteins are encoded in a genomic region of Pyrus communis chromosome 11, drPyrComm1.1, whole genome shotgun sequence:
- the LOC137708191 gene encoding agamous-like MADS-box protein MADS1 isoform X2, with amino-acid sequence MELPNQAPESSSQKKLGRGKIEIKRIENTTNRQVTFCKRRNGLLKKAYELSVLCDAEVALIVFSNRGRLYEYANNSSVRATIDRYKKACTDPTNGGSVSEANTQFYQQEASKLRRQIREIQNSNRHILGEALSTLNTKELKNLEGRLEKGISRIRSKKNEMLFSEIEFMQKRETELQHHNNFLRAKIAENEREQQQQTHMMPGTSYDQSMPSHSYDRNFLPAVILESNNNHYPHQVQTALQLV; translated from the exons ATGGAGTTGCCAAATCAAGCACCTGAGAGCTCCTCCCAGAAAAAATTGGGAAGAGGCAAAATTGAGATTAAGCGGATCGAAAACACTACAAATCGACAAGTTACCTTCTGCAAACGCCGCAACGGATTGCTTAAGAAAGCCTATGAATTGTCTGTTCTTTGTGATGCTGAAGTTGCTCTTATCGTGTTCTCCAACCGTGGCCGCCTCTATGAGTATGCTAACAACAG CAGTGTTAGAGCAACAATAGACAGGTACAAAAAAGCATGCACTGATCCTACGAACGGTGGATCTGTTTCAGAAGCCAACACTCAG TTTTATCAGCAGGAAGCATCCAAACTGCGAAGACAGATCCGAGAAATTCAGAATTCAAACAG GCATATACTGGGTGAAGCTCTTAGCACCTTGAACACCAAGGAACTGAAGAACCTAGAAGGAAGATTGGAGAAAGGAATCAGCAGAATAAGATCCAAGAAG AATGAAATGCTGTTTTCTGAAATCGAATTCATGCAAAAAAGG GAGACCGAGCTGCAACACCACAACAATTTTCTGAGAGCAAAG ATAgctgaaaatgagagagaaCAGCAGCAGCAAACACATATGATGCCGGGAACTTCCTACGATCAGTCGATGCCTTCGCATTCGTATGACAGGAACTTCCTCCCAGCGGTGATCTTGGAGTCCAACAATAACCATTACCCTCACCAAGTCCAGACAGCTCTCCAACTTGTGTAA
- the LOC137708191 gene encoding agamous-like MADS-box protein MADS1 isoform X3: MELPNQAPESSSQKKLGRGKIEIKRIENTTNRQVTFCKRRNGLLKKAYELSVLCDAEVALIVFSNRGRLYEYANNSVRATIDRYKKACTDPTNGGSVSEANTQFYQQEASKLRRQIREIQNSNRHILGEALSTLNTKELKNLEGRLEKGISRIRSKKNEMLFSEIEFMQKRETELQHHNNFLRAKIAENEREQQQQTHMMPGTSYDQSMPSHSYDRNFLPAVILESNNNHYPHQVQTALQLV; this comes from the exons ATGGAGTTGCCAAATCAAGCACCTGAGAGCTCCTCCCAGAAAAAATTGGGAAGAGGCAAAATTGAGATTAAGCGGATCGAAAACACTACAAATCGACAAGTTACCTTCTGCAAACGCCGCAACGGATTGCTTAAGAAAGCCTATGAATTGTCTGTTCTTTGTGATGCTGAAGTTGCTCTTATCGTGTTCTCCAACCGTGGCCGCCTCTATGAGTATGCTAACAACAG TGTTAGAGCAACAATAGACAGGTACAAAAAAGCATGCACTGATCCTACGAACGGTGGATCTGTTTCAGAAGCCAACACTCAG TTTTATCAGCAGGAAGCATCCAAACTGCGAAGACAGATCCGAGAAATTCAGAATTCAAACAG GCATATACTGGGTGAAGCTCTTAGCACCTTGAACACCAAGGAACTGAAGAACCTAGAAGGAAGATTGGAGAAAGGAATCAGCAGAATAAGATCCAAGAAG AATGAAATGCTGTTTTCTGAAATCGAATTCATGCAAAAAAGG GAGACCGAGCTGCAACACCACAACAATTTTCTGAGAGCAAAG ATAgctgaaaatgagagagaaCAGCAGCAGCAAACACATATGATGCCGGGAACTTCCTACGATCAGTCGATGCCTTCGCATTCGTATGACAGGAACTTCCTCCCAGCGGTGATCTTGGAGTCCAACAATAACCATTACCCTCACCAAGTCCAGACAGCTCTCCAACTTGT TTGA
- the LOC137708191 gene encoding agamous-like MADS-box protein MADS1 isoform X1 encodes MELPNQAPESSSQKKLGRGKIEIKRIENTTNRQVTFCKRRNGLLKKAYELSVLCDAEVALIVFSNRGRLYEYANNSSVRATIDRYKKACTDPTNGGSVSEANTQFYQQEASKLRRQIREIQNSNRHILGEALSTLNTKELKNLEGRLEKGISRIRSKKNEMLFSEIEFMQKRETELQHHNNFLRAKIAENEREQQQQTHMMPGTSYDQSMPSHSYDRNFLPAVILESNNNHYPHQVQTALQLV; translated from the exons ATGGAGTTGCCAAATCAAGCACCTGAGAGCTCCTCCCAGAAAAAATTGGGAAGAGGCAAAATTGAGATTAAGCGGATCGAAAACACTACAAATCGACAAGTTACCTTCTGCAAACGCCGCAACGGATTGCTTAAGAAAGCCTATGAATTGTCTGTTCTTTGTGATGCTGAAGTTGCTCTTATCGTGTTCTCCAACCGTGGCCGCCTCTATGAGTATGCTAACAACAG CAGTGTTAGAGCAACAATAGACAGGTACAAAAAAGCATGCACTGATCCTACGAACGGTGGATCTGTTTCAGAAGCCAACACTCAG TTTTATCAGCAGGAAGCATCCAAACTGCGAAGACAGATCCGAGAAATTCAGAATTCAAACAG GCATATACTGGGTGAAGCTCTTAGCACCTTGAACACCAAGGAACTGAAGAACCTAGAAGGAAGATTGGAGAAAGGAATCAGCAGAATAAGATCCAAGAAG AATGAAATGCTGTTTTCTGAAATCGAATTCATGCAAAAAAGG GAGACCGAGCTGCAACACCACAACAATTTTCTGAGAGCAAAG ATAgctgaaaatgagagagaaCAGCAGCAGCAAACACATATGATGCCGGGAACTTCCTACGATCAGTCGATGCCTTCGCATTCGTATGACAGGAACTTCCTCCCAGCGGTGATCTTGGAGTCCAACAATAACCATTACCCTCACCAAGTCCAGACAGCTCTCCAACTTGT TTGA